A genomic stretch from Cloacibacterium caeni includes:
- the amaB gene encoding L-piperidine-6-carboxylate dehydrogenase: MSKKNKDFGIEKVLKNLGIKAENKGTSTGGKWFATGKVIESYSPVDGNLIAKVTASSKKDYEKVIAEAEKAFKEFRLMPAPKRGEIVRQFGDKLRKHKEDLGKLVSYEMGKSLQEGLGEVQEMIDICDFAVGLSRQLHGLTMHSERPGHRMYEQYHPLGIVGIISAFNFPVAVWSWNTALAWICGDVCVWKPSEKTPLCGIACQNIITEVLQENNLPLGISNLVIGDAEIGDLMAKDTRVPLVSATGSTRMGKIVAQNVAARLGKSLLELGGNNAIIVTPDADIKMTVIGAVFGAVGTAGQRCTSTRRLIIHESIYDKVKDAIVAAYGQLKIGNPLDQNNHVGPLIDTDAVKMYEEALKKVKKEGGKLIVEGGVLKGKGYESGCYVKPAIAEAENHFEIVQHETFAPILYLLKYSGDVENAIEIQNGVAQGLSSAIMTNNLREAEKFLSHAGSDCGIANVNIGTSGAEIGGAFGGEKETGGGRESGSDAWKVYMRRQTNTINYTTNLPLAQGIKFDL; this comes from the coding sequence ATGTCAAAGAAAAATAAAGATTTCGGGATTGAAAAAGTTTTAAAAAATTTAGGAATTAAAGCAGAGAATAAAGGTACTTCTACCGGTGGAAAATGGTTTGCGACAGGAAAAGTAATCGAAAGTTACTCACCAGTAGATGGAAATTTAATTGCTAAAGTCACAGCTTCTTCTAAAAAAGACTACGAAAAAGTAATCGCAGAAGCAGAAAAAGCGTTCAAAGAATTCAGACTGATGCCAGCTCCAAAACGTGGAGAAATCGTAAGACAGTTTGGCGATAAACTCAGAAAACATAAAGAAGATTTAGGAAAACTCGTTTCTTATGAAATGGGAAAATCACTACAGGAAGGACTTGGCGAAGTTCAGGAAATGATAGACATCTGCGATTTTGCAGTAGGTTTATCTCGTCAGTTACATGGTTTAACCATGCATTCAGAACGTCCAGGTCACAGAATGTACGAACAATATCATCCATTAGGAATTGTAGGAATTATTTCTGCATTCAATTTTCCAGTAGCCGTTTGGTCTTGGAACACTGCGTTAGCTTGGATTTGTGGAGATGTTTGCGTTTGGAAACCTTCAGAAAAAACACCATTGTGCGGAATTGCTTGTCAAAACATCATCACAGAAGTGCTTCAAGAGAATAATCTTCCTTTAGGAATTTCAAATCTAGTCATCGGAGATGCTGAAATTGGAGATTTAATGGCAAAAGACACCAGAGTTCCTCTAGTTTCGGCAACAGGTTCTACCAGAATGGGAAAAATTGTGGCCCAAAATGTAGCGGCGAGATTAGGAAAATCTCTTCTAGAATTAGGAGGTAACAATGCAATTATTGTAACACCGGATGCTGACATTAAAATGACAGTAATTGGTGCGGTTTTCGGAGCGGTAGGAACTGCGGGGCAACGTTGTACTTCTACCAGAAGACTCATCATTCACGAAAGCATTTATGATAAAGTAAAAGATGCGATTGTAGCAGCTTACGGACAATTAAAAATAGGAAATCCTCTAGATCAAAACAATCATGTAGGTCCACTGATCGATACCGATGCAGTGAAAATGTATGAAGAGGCATTGAAAAAAGTGAAAAAAGAAGGCGGTAAACTGATTGTTGAAGGGGGCGTTTTAAAAGGAAAAGGCTACGAAAGCGGTTGCTATGTAAAACCAGCGATTGCAGAAGCAGAAAACCATTTTGAAATTGTACAGCACGAAACTTTTGCACCGATTTTATATCTGTTAAAATATTCAGGAGACGTAGAAAATGCCATCGAAATTCAAAATGGAGTAGCGCAAGGTTTATCTTCTGCGATTATGACAAATAATCTTAGAGAAGCCGAAAAATTCCTTTCTCATGCAGGTTCAGATTGCGGAATTGCCAACGTAAACATCGGAACTTCTGGTGCTGAAATTGGTGGCGCTTTCGGTGGAGAAAAAGAAACGGGTGGAGGAAGAGAATCTGGTTCTGATGCTTGGAAAGTTTACATGAGAAGACAAACCAATACCATCAATTACACCACAAACCTACCTTTAGCACAAGGAATTAAGTTTGATTTGTAG